ttatacaaacgagaggattctgttttggggatattctatatgcatcttgttattgtcggttaccaggtgttcaccatatgaatgattttacctttatgcagacgagaggattatgCTATtggaattatatttataaaatgaaaatcttgtagtctattaaaattatggaaatgatcgattatgataaactaatgaactcaccaaccttttggttgacactttaaagcatgtttattctcaggtattaaagaaatcttccgctgtgcatttgctcattttagagatattacttggagtcattcatgacatatttcaaaagacgttgcattcgagtcgttgagttcaacaagattattgttaagtcattgatagtttgatatagtatgaaatggtatgcatgtctgttaactttcgatgtaatgaaagtttgtcttttaaaatcgaatgcaatgtttgtaaaatgtatcatttagaggtcaaatacctcgcaatgtaatcatatgttattgtattcgtccttatggattaggacgggtcgtctcataatTCTCCCTACGTAATAGTGTCTTCAAATCTGGTATAGAAGACGTGGTGATTGTTAACTTAAATTCTATTCGTAGTTTGTCATCTTTTCCGACTTTTCGCCATTTTAATGTCAAGCCCTATTGAACCATAACATCCTTCACCCTTGCTTGTCACAAGGTGAAGTTCCCGGTTTCATGaaatggctccaccttaaattACATACTACTATTTGCAACCCTCTTCAAACAAAAATTATCTGAAACACTTGGATTCACTCTCTGATACCATTTGTTATTATAACTTGTCCAACGCACCCACACGAGCGGAAGCAAggatataattgtttgagacaaacttgcgagaaataatagaatgCAATGAAAGTGACCGATAGACAAGACGATATAAcatggttcggcaaaaccctgcctacgtccaccctaAAAGTTTCCATTATtcatataatataaaagaacctggtacaataaaaaatatattattagttAAAACAAACTCATGTttcttagattttagtataaaatctaagtttcttaTATACTCTTTTACATTTTTTACAAGAATAAAATTTTTGACGTAAAAACAGTACACTCCGTTTATATTATGGATCAACAGTATATGTTTATTATTTTTCTAATAATTTTCTCTTATCTGCGTGATGACATAGAACATATACACCTACACTTTGCTAAATCATTTCTAGCCACTCACGATTCATCACGTGAAAAGCATCAAAATAAATTACCAACATTCTTTCTTTGACTTTATGTGTAGGAAGCCAACATTATTGAAGCTCTCACTTTCTACTTTGTTTACGTATACTAACGCATatgaattccatgttaatatctttcaagctattatattatattatactatatactaattaGTGTAAATAGATCTCAATCATATCTCGCCACCTCGTAAAAAACACTGTTATACTATAGCAATCACTGTAGCAatgttactataacatttttttaACAATCTGAAATTTTTATAATAAAATCCTTAAATTAGTTGTAACCACATAATTATACTAATTGGCCggataataatattttttaaagtGATTGATGCTATCTAGATGAAAAAAGAATAGAATAAGTTGGGCCaaattcaaaataaaataaaaatataaactaataCATAGTTGGAGttttagacaaaaaaaaaaaaaagggtggcCGTGTCGGAAGAGTGTGACAATTCAGATTTGTAAGGTGGCTGGCGATTTGCTGGTGGTAAGCGGTGGTTGGGTATGCAATTTAAAATAATGGTAAAAAAATTATGCAAATTTGATTGCACTACAAATTTCATAGTCATTTTTCGAaataacattgtgattatatgaAATCGTAAACAAAATTTTTTTGCACATCTCCGCGAAGTGCGGTCCACTTTACTAGTTATTCATTAATGTTTGTCAATTATTGTACTCCGCCCAACTTGTAGTTAGTTGTATAAATTTTAGACAAATTAAACTATATACATGTACTATATGTAATGTTACACCTGACGAAAAGATATCATGAAAAACCATACATtttgacgaaaatgtatcatgaataGTTACACTGTAACCATAAATAACTACACTGCTTCATGAGAAGTTGCGTCTTTTGGCTAAAACACATAAATTACTAAACATAACCTttcaatttatttaatttattgatTCTAATTAGCTTAAACAGGCGTGGACTCTACATTGTCCTCATTTGCGATAAACTTAACTTGAAATTCATTTGTCCAAGTAAATTACAATGACACAAAATAATTGATGACACTAAAATCAACCACACCACCGAGATATACTAGTAGCGAGTTTTGAAAATCGGACATTTTTGTTAGTTTATACCAACACCTCAACCACAAAGCGTACGTATTTTGATATAATTACAAAATGGTTTTTAATTTTATACATCGATCCTTCCTTTCTCTCTATATATAGCTACTAGATTCTATAACTTGCTTGCATATCCACTGCTTCCTCACTTAAATCAAAGAGTACTTGTCTAATAAGAGGCACATTCAAAATGTTAGAAGCATATTTCTCCCACTTGTTTCTCTTACTAATATTCATTATACCATTCATAGTCTTTATGAAACTCTTGAACAAAACAGGAACTAAATCAAACCTGCCTCCAAGCCCTCCTTCATTTCCCATAATTGGCCACCTCTTGATGATAAAACAACCTCTCCATGAAAACCTACAAAAACTCTCTCAAAAATTCGGATCCGTTATGTTGCTCCATTTTGGCGTCCGAAAATTTGTAGTTGTCACATCTCTTTCGGTAGTAGAAGAATGTTTCAACCAAAATAATGACGTTGGAGTTTCTAATAGACCTAGACTCCCGGCTGCTAGAAACATGAATTACAATTACACCACATTAACATTGGCCCCATATGACTACCTTTGGCGTTCCTTGCGTCGTGTTGCTGCGACCGACTTCTTTTCCACAACACATCTAGCTGCAACCCCGCATTCACGTGAACACGAAGTTAAACTTATGTGTAAACATATTTATAACGAATCACAAAAGTCGCAACAAGTGGTAGAGCTTGAGTCAAAATTTAGAGCACTTATGAATAACATCATTACGATGGGGTTAATAGGAAAGAGGTACTTTGGAGGAGACATGATGATCGAGAAGGGTGACATGGAGGTGGCTCATAGGTTTCAAGAGATAATGGAGGAGTCGTTTAGGCAAATAAATGCTCCAAAGCTTGAGGAATTCTTGCCGTTTTTGAGATGGTTTGGTATTGGAAGAAAATTTGAAAAGGAGTCGTATGAGTTATTGGAAAAAACAAATGAGTTGTTGGATGAGTTTACAACGGAACGTCGTCGTAAAGGTTCTCCTGGGTCGGGTATTATGCTGGATAATTTGCTTGCTTTACAAGAGGCGGAACCACAACTTTACACCCAAGATATCATACGAGGCCTCATACTGGTAAAACATACACTATTACCCTGCTTTTCACTGGGAACTTATGAATCGTGCGTGCGTTGAAAATGACTTTTTTATTATATACCAATATATAAGTAAATATTGAAGTAATTAATtctgagcaaacaaaatatattgtTAGTAATTAAAATTTTCAATTTTAGTTGCTTTATGCAAGTTTCATACTTTTACTTTCGATAAATAAGTAAAAATTCAAGGTATCATTTTCTCATTCTCTCAAAAAATTTAAGCTCTTGATTACCCCATGTGGCATTTCATAAAAAGAAAAAAGATTCACCCTAAAAATAAAAAgataatatttccttttataaactcTCTAAAATCTTGGACCAAATTATATTCATTTTCAACGATTAAAAGAAATATGAATGTTTTGTGTTacagtttattttatttttctatttatttattttgtaaagaTCAAATCATGGCCTAGCAAATTCTAAAAGGTGTGATATCTCTAAATCATGATAACCATTTATTTTATGTAGCAtttagaaaatataaatataaatggatAATGTTATTTAAAGGGTTATAGTATATATCTTTTTGTCTAAAATACATTTAATTAACATGAATGGATTATATAATAGTTAGTAAAAAAAATCAGATAATTAAGGAATAGTATAAATTTAGAAAATAACTTGATTTGTAAAGGAAAAAAAGGATTGGGTTAAATGGATTATAGTTATTGAGATACTATCAACTCCTATGTTAATGAGATACTCTTattcataatttatattaataatatttgaatTCGACTTTTAATGTCCGCATATTTCATACAATTATTCTAACACCAAAATTTTCTTTCTCTACATATATTATGCATAACACTCATGGATATACTATATTCATCAACTTAATTTATAATGAGTAAATTTACTTTCACATTTGGAAGTAGAACCAATAATCTATTAATAATATATGAATAGAGGTGTTCTAAGTCAAACATTTGCTTTTGCAATCATGTACGTTAATCTACCTTTATGATATAAAACTTGATTTTTTTCGATAAAATGGTTAATTAGTAGATTTAGTTTGATTTGAACTGATACTGTTTATTACTCCGTAATTGCTTCCACTTACTTAGTATCTTATCTATTTAACAAAGTTTTAAATTTAAATGTCATGGATTTTCAATTACTGTATATTATAAAGAGTCACTATTAAATATGTACATTATGGATTCTATTTTAATGATTAAATCATCTATAATTTTTGGTTTATAATATTTCAAAacattaaaataaaattaatatctATCTAATAATTACTACCTACTTCCTTCGTCACATATTTATtgttcaatatatatttttttaaatgtaTCAATTAAATTGTCCACTTTTATAAATGAATaagaatattatgaaaaaactgttTTATACCTGCAccaagataaaaatataaataaaaggtaAGACATAAATAAAAAAAGAATGTGATAATAATTTTTCTTAAAATGTGTATTTTTTGTTCGGAAATAATAGAATTGAGACATGTTGTAAGTTGTATCAAATAAATTTTATAAGTACTCatgtgtattaataatattaaatgcatttttatgaaaatattgagTTCGTTtagttcaaattattattattcggATAATTTGAAAGGACCGTTTATAATATAGACGAATGTATGACTTTAATTAACAGTGAGTCGAGAAATTATTTTTTACATGGTTAGTAAAATGACATCCCTTTTACCTAGAGTGTTAGGAACAATTGTCAATATTTCACATTCCTTATACATCACGATTGCAgaattgagtattgttgttgttattattactgtgGTTAACCGTTTATAATATGTCTTAAAATACAGACAATAATACTTACTGGTACCGAAGCGCCTAATTTTGCACTCGAATGGACAATGTCGTTGTTGTTGAACAATAGAAAAGTGATGCAAAAACTTAAGAATGAGATTGACACTAAAGTTGATTCCAACCGTTTGTTACAAGAAGAAGATTTGGATAGACTGAGTTACCTTCAAAACGTCATTAACGAGAGTCTTCGTCTGTATCCACCTGTTCCCATGCTTCTTCCACGTGAAGCTTCTAAAGACATCATGATTGGTGGTTACTCGGTTCCTCGTGGGACCACGTTGATGGTGAATGCATGGGCCATTCACAGGGACCCTGTGTTTTGGAACAACCCTGATGAGTTTATACCAGAGCGATTTGAAGAAAAATTGGAGGATAAATACAAAACAATACCTTTCGGCGTTGGCAGGCGTGGATGTCCTGGAATGAATTTAGGTTATCGTGTTCTTGGCTTGGCATTGGGTACTTTGATTCAGGCGTTCGAATGGGAGACTATTGATGGTGGAGAGATCGATATGACTGCTTCGTATGGTGACTTGTTAATGTGCAAATTGAAGCCGTTACAAGCCCTTTGCAAACCTCGTTCAAATATGATAGCACATTTTCATTAGTGGAACGTGGTACTTCATGGATGGACATTTGATCCAAAAGTATTCAAATTTACTTTAATCTACTCTACTACTTTATGTATCTGTTGTCAAGTACTGATATGATCTATCTTGGTTCACCCTACGTTTCTTTGGTTTCATCGTTCTAAATATGAGCCTCATCGGGGGTTCTCTCTTGTATCTTTTTTTGAAAAcgttttcttttggaaaacgttttcttttggaaaacgtTTTATTTGTATTTATACAAGTTTTCGTTATGTTTGCTATAAAAAAATGATCTCGTTTAAACAATCGTAACTTTAGGTTCCCAATTAAATGGTTGAGGTTTCATCCGAAACATATATGTGGATTGCAGTTGAAATGGTGGATAATTAACCATATTTAGATAGTATAAAATGATTAAAAACATGATTCAACCTAGCTAACACATACTTTAAAATAACAATCAGgcatatatatcacataataacatAATAAAACCGTGTGCATCGATCACAACATCAACAAAATGATATGATTAAACCGCGTACATCACATTAAATATACTCTCCTTCGAGCGACCCGATCGAACAAAGAAAACTTTATTCTTCTACGCTTAATTAGTTTGAACCATTGTTCTACTGCAATTAGGGTAAGAACCGTTTTAATGCTTTAAGATGAGAAAAGCAAGTTTGTAACTTAGGGGTGTGATTACTATATTTTTATTGTATTCATGATAGGTTTAAAGTATAAGAAGTTGAGTTTACTCAAGCCAATGTTTTAAAACAATATTCAACTGATTGATGTATAATTGATTGAGGGATGGCAAGTATGAGTGACATGATATCACCTAGTAATCAGCTGTGCATGATTTTGTTTAAAGCAGTTTTAAAGTAGTGGCGTAATCAGATCTTTGAAAACAATATGATTAACTCACATATACAGGTTATTTTTTATCCTTGCAGTTCTAAGTAATCTGATATTACTGTCCAAATATACTAATCGACTTAATGAAATGAGCTCAAGTTGATTTGTTGATATTCATATCTAATATCGTCTTATCAATTCGATATATTACTGCTTTCGTTTTGAAAAATTattcataaatatttacatatatttttgtGTAGTTTGAAACATGTTGAGCAGCGtgaaatttgattggaatcatATACGGAGTATTTGCCACAACTATAGATTTTTTTCTTAATCATTAATACCCACCTACCCACCCCCACACACAGACAGAGAGAGACAACACACGTTTATAAGTATCTATCAATCAGTTTAGGCAAAAACAAAATGTGTATGGAATGTGTGTGTCATTTTATCAAAAGCATTATGACGTGCAGCCGTGGACACAACAGAGTAGTGGCCACACAGTTTAATTTGTAACTTACTAtagatttttttctttctttttatgattattgcaaatatatatatatatatatatatatatatatatatatatatatatatatatatatatatatctaatatcgtCTTATCAATTCGATATATTACTGCTTTCGTTTTGAAAAATTattcataaatatttacatatatttttgtGTAGTTCGAAACATGTTGAGCAGCGtgaaatttgattggaatcatATACGGAGTATTTGCCACAACTATAGATTTTTTTCTTAATCATTAATACCCACCTACCCACCCCCACACACAGACAGAGAGAGACAACACACGTTTATAAGTATCTATCAATCAGTTTAGGCAAAAACAAAATGTGTATTGAATGTGTTTGTCATTTTATCAAAAGCATTATGACGTGCAGCCGTGGACACAACATAGTGGCCACACAGTTTAATTTGTAACTTACTAtagatttttttctttctttttatgattattgcaaatatatatatatatatatatatatatatatatataaaggcagGATCAAAGAGAAAGTAACCAATctggggaagcaaaaaaaattttttatcatttttttttgaatttttttttcaggcatcaagatcacacgaaaatataaacTTTTAAAAAaatacttcgtgatgaatgttattatttaggcggaaaacgatcgacaaaaataacatttaagataatattgatcgtgaagaatgttaacgttttttttcttatattttgtgaagtaaaatttagcccgatttagagtttagggtttggggttttgggtttagggaccgttcgtgttaaaagctcaatctaaatcctaaatctaaaccctaaatctaaaccctaaatttctaaaccctaatatttaaaccctataaaccctaatatctaaaccctaatatatctaaaccctaatatctaaaacctcaacatacgctcgaataatacgataattgttatatattacttcttcgagcgttttcccgccaaaataaaaacatttatcacaaagtgtctttattaaatgttcatattttcatccaatctataatgttcgtgaacaaagttttttcaaaaaacgaaatatTTTTTTTcgcttccccccgcttggttacttcccccttgatcctaccactatatatatatatatatatatatatatatatatatatatatatatataccgaaatTTCCTAAAGGGGCAAGAGAGAGTGAAAAGGCAGAAGAAGAAGAGCTTGTGCACTCAAAGGTGTAAAAATCTGCTAACATGAGGGCCTCGCGCAGACATCTGactccttttatatatatatatatatatatattcagcgaAAGAAATCGCTCGGATGTTCCTCTAACTCAACCCGGGGACGGACCGGACCCTCGATAGTAAACTATACCGGTTTTCAAGACCGGGGCTTTCAGAAATGTGAATAATCCGTCCTCTTCTCTTTGAATAATGTATAATCTATAatccaaaataaaaataaaaaacaacaTAACACAACCTGACATTTAAATACCCATAACTTCATACATAACTAACATAACTAATTAAGAAGGAAAACCCCATTCAATTCCATGGAATTCGAGATCTGCTGAATCTATAGTGAAGGTAGATTGGGTCATAGTTATACTCTTGATACAATtttctaaaaataaaattataaaaaataaaacttaCAAAAGGAATTAACTATCTCATCCAAAGATTATTCTAGCTGTAGCCACAAAATAACATGAAAAAGTTAGTGGAAAACAAAAAACATTATCTTTAACCTCAAAAAAATCCCAAACACAACTCTAGAAACCATTTTAGGGCACCAATAGTTAAAAATACATAGATCCAAAcacaacaacaatcaaacaaaaaGAGACATATAATGAAGAGTACATTCAGATGTTGAACCTGACTTTGGTGATACGAAGAAGGCTGACGTGAAACTGTGGAAAACCAGAAACAAATAGCGGCacataataaatattagggttagACAAAATTTCAGAATCAACATTATTCAATTGAATCATGTAATAGTTGCACAAAATTAAACTATGTATTTAAAAACCATAAACATACAAAAAACACTAAAAGATGGTCAAATGTCAAAATTCGCACCTTTTTAACAACATAACACACACTTACCTGAAGAATGTGTGAGAGATTCGGAGTGAGGAAGATGAAGCCAATCGACCGGATAGATGAAGGTGGAATGATTTTTGTTGTGTCAATTTGTGTCTGGTGAATATATACAGAGATGTGGGTGAATCATCAATTGGAAAGACGCACGCGTCGTCAAGGTCAGGAGAAAGATATCATAAAAAGATAGGTAGATCGTAACCCTCAAAATCATTATATCAGGAGTATGATAAAGGGTTCAAAGGAAGATGACGATTCATATGCGTGTTTGGTAAAAACAATAATGAAATGGTAGGAAGAACAAATGGGTACTGGAAAACTATGTGGGACCTTCGATGAGAGCTGTGAACTTTACAAGAAGAATGAATAGGTAAGTGGCAGGTGTCATAGTAGAATGCGGTGGAAggtacatgataatgctaaaaacgaacatatatttcatagcattatccttcaagaaaacaagcttttagttgcaattgtcctatttacaagtgatattcgtttaaataataaaaggtgaagacaaaagatagattcaacgaattgaagacgcaaattaccaaaaagctcaaaagtacaaaatacaatcaaagtggttccaattattgataagaaacgtctaaaaattacaagagtacaagattcaaaacgcaaagtacaagttattaaattgtacgcaaggacgttcgaaaatccgaaaccgggaccagagtcaactctcaacgctccacgcaacggactaaaaattacaagttaactatgtatataaatataatataatatataattaattatataaattatatatatattatatttatatattaaaaccgtcggcaaagaagatccaaaaacggatgagctgtaaaagcaaactccgcgacttgcggagtttgaaggggaaatataccgcgactcgcggagccccaaattctgaaactgcctataaaagccagcgaattcgacgagttttatatatctttttcttctcctcattcatacgtaatatatatatatatatatatatatatatatatatatatatatatatatatatatatatatatattataattttaattttaatttttaattctaataataagggtatgttagcgaatgttgtaagggtgtaagtcgaaattctgtccgtgtaacgctacgctatttttaatcattgtaagttatgttcaacctttttaatttaatgtctcgtagctaaattattattatgcttatttaatgccgaagtaatcatgatgttgtgctaattattaaaattgggtaattgggctttgtaccataattggggtttggacaaaagaacgacacttgtggaaattagactatgggcaattaatgggctttatatttgtttaactaaatgatagtttgttaatttaaatataaagatttacaattggacgtccctataaataaccatatacactcgatcggacacgatgggcgggatatttatatgtacgaataatcgttcatttaaccggacacgggaattgattaatagtctatggaattattaaaacaggggtgaaattatgtacaaggacacttggcataattgataacaaagtattaaaacctttggttacacgcagtcgataacctggtgtaattgtaacgacccgtcaaaatctctattgacgcagcacgttaatcattgattccacagtgaggttttgacctctatatgatacgttttgataaaatattgcattcattaaaataagtgactttctaaacatagaaagttataaacatgtgggcgagtacttaggtataagcaaaaccccaaaatacataagtcttaaatttacaggttgacttcacagtccaattatttattacacaacgcagttttattttgaatgcaataaactttgtacaaagcatgagagactccatgcaggcaacaagcacatcacagcggaagcattctaaggacctgagaataaaacatgctaaaaagtcaacacgaatgttggtgagttataggtttaattgctcgagttataaacatatataaagatagaccacaagatttcatcaaaagtttatcaatagattctacgtaacagagcaccctggtaactaaacttaacgctataatgataattaccctattcgttttaatacacgcaaaccaacgtgtcataaactcaaataacatacgtccgttaaaaggctagtgctctagctcggacggggatgtcaagccctatggatccatatacaattattcgcgcccaccagtccatatcctatgtactggcagcta
The window above is part of the Rutidosis leptorrhynchoides isolate AG116_Rl617_1_P2 chromosome 1, CSIRO_AGI_Rlap_v1, whole genome shotgun sequence genome. Proteins encoded here:
- the LOC139885768 gene encoding cytochrome P450 81Q32-like, which encodes MLEAYFSHLFLLLIFIIPFIVFMKLLNKTGTKSNLPPSPPSFPIIGHLLMIKQPLHENLQKLSQKFGSVMLLHFGVRKFVVVTSLSVVEECFNQNNDVGVSNRPRLPAARNMNYNYTTLTLAPYDYLWRSLRRVAATDFFSTTHLAATPHSREHEVKLMCKHIYNESQKSQQVVELESKFRALMNNIITMGLIGKRYFGGDMMIEKGDMEVAHRFQEIMEESFRQINAPKLEEFLPFLRWFGIGRKFEKESYELLEKTNELLDEFTTERRRKGSPGSGIMLDNLLALQEAEPQLYTQDIIRGLILTIILTGTEAPNFALEWTMSLLLNNRKVMQKLKNEIDTKVDSNRLLQEEDLDRLSYLQNVINESLRLYPPVPMLLPREASKDIMIGGYSVPRGTTLMVNAWAIHRDPVFWNNPDEFIPERFEEKLEDKYKTIPFGVGRRGCPGMNLGYRVLGLALGTLIQAFEWETIDGGEIDMTASYGDLLMCKLKPLQALCKPRSNMIAHFH